The Caldicellulosiruptor acetigenus DNA window CCTACCTCTATCACCGATGCTTATGCTATAATAAAGGCAATTGTTGCGAGAGATTTTGACCACAAGATAAACCTTTTGATAAACAGGGTAAACGGCATAAAAGAAGCAGAGGAGATTTTTTTCAGGCTAAATGGTGTGATTAAAAGGTTTTTGCAAAGAGAAGTAGAATATATAGGGTATATAGAAGAGAATAGTATTGTTTCAAAATCAGTTATCAAACAGGTACCATTTATGATATCATATGAAAAGAGCAACATTTCACGACAGGTTGAAAATGTGGCAATGAAACTTGTAATGTCTTCTGAGAGTGTTGAGGAAAAAAATCGGGGTGGTTTTTCACGGTTTATTGACTCAATTATTAAAAGGCTTCGTGAAAGGTAGAAGAGGGGGCTTTTTATGCGCAAGATTTTCAGAGTAGGTGATAAGATTGAAATTGTCAGAATAGACAGGCGAACATGGGAAGAAAAGGACGTGCAGTATATTTCCAAAATTGCCGATATAAAAGATGAGTATTTTTATATCTTCACACCAATAAAAGAAGGAGTTTATGTGACATTTTACATTGATGAGATTTTAAGGGTGTACAAGGTTTCAAGCGACGGTGTGTGGGTGTTTGATGGAGTTGTTGAGGAGAGGTTTAAAGAACCAGAATACATGATAAAAGTCAAGCAGATATCTGACGTTCGAAAAATCCAGAGAAGAATGTTTTTCAGGCTTCCAATAAACTTAGATATATTTGTAAAACTTTTAAATTCTGGTCTAATGTCAAGAGAGAATACACCAGAAGAAGCAGCAGATGACTTTTCAGAAGGAAAGATTGTAAAAGCCCTCACAAAGGATATCAGCGGTGGAGGTGTTTGTTTTATAACTCAAGAAGAGTTTGAAATAGGTGACCTAATCTTGACCAAGATACCAATTGAACAAGAAGAGCTTATCTTAAAAGCCCAGATACTTCGAAAAGAGAGGGTTCAGCACCCGACGTACAGGTTTATGTACGGTTGCAAGTTTGTTGAGGCAAGACAGAATGAAATAGACAAAATAGTGAGGTTTATTTTTGCTCAGCAACAAAAGATGAGACAAAAAGGTTTGCTGTAGAGAATAACCCAAAAAAGCCTTTTGTGCGAAAGAAGGAGAGTGATGAAAAAATGGATATGTCTCAGTACCTTGGAATGTTTATAGAAGAAGCAAGAGACCACATTCAAAGTCTTAACGACAATATGTTAAAACTTGAAGAAAACCCGGAGGACTTGCAACTTGTAAATGAGATTTTCAGGTCAGCTCACACTTTAAAAGGCATGGCTGGTACCATGGGATTTGTCAACATGCAAAAACTCACTCATGCGATGGAAAATGTTCTTGCTGCTGCACGCGATGGAAAGTTAAAAGTAAATCCTAATATCATGGATGTCCTTTTCAAGACAGTTGATGCGCTTGAAGCATACTTAGATGTTATAGTTGCAACAGGCACAGAAGGGCAAGAAGCAAATAGCCACCTTGTCAACGCTTTGAATGCCATTTTGGGAAAACCTGCCGAAGATATGGCGCTACCATCTACATCAAAAGCAGGTAAGAAATATGAGTACGACGAATTTGTTGTAAGAGCAATAGAGCGGGCGTGGAGCCAAGGTTTTAACGTTTACAAATTTGATGTTGAGCTTGACCAGAACTGTCTTTTAAAATCTGCGCGTGCGTACCTTGTTTTCAGAGCTGTTGAGGAGTTTGGCGAGATTATTCATTCAAAACCCTCTGTTCAGGACATTGAAGATGAAAAGTTTGACTTTGAATTTTCTATAACTGTGATAAGCAAGCAGCCGATTGAAAAGATAAGAGAGAGAATTCTTTCAATTTCAGAGATAAGAGAAGTAAAAGCACTTGAGATAAAGTCTGGCGAGGTTGGCAGAGCAGAAGAAAAAGAAGAAATTGAAGAGGTGCAGCAAGAGTCTCAAGTACAGGAAACTGTAAAGGTTGTAAGGCAGCAAAAACAGGAAGCACCTCAGAAGACAAGCAAGACAGTTAGAGTCGACATTGAAAGATTAGACGTTCTCATGAACCTGGTAAGCGAGCTTATAATTATCAAAAGCCGAATAGAAGGACTTGCTAAAAAGTATAATGATAGACAGTACGAAGAGTCTATTGAGTATTTGGAGAGAATCACAACAAGTTTGCACGATGCTGTTATGAAAGTCCGAATGGTGCCGGTTGAAAGGGTATTTTCACGTTTTCCGAGGATGATGAGAGATTTAGCAAGAGAGCTTGGAAAGGAATTTGAACTTGTAATGTCTGGTGAGGATACAGAGGTTGACAGGACAATTGTGGACGAGCTTGGCGACCCGCTCATTCATCTTCTGAGAAACGCTGCCGACCATGGAATAGAAGACCCCGAGGAGAGGGTCAAAAACGGCAAGTCAAGAAGCGGGCTTATAAAACTTTCAGCTTATCATGACGGGAACAATGTTGTCATTGAGGTTGAAGATGATGGCAAAGGTATTGATTTGGAAAAGGTAAAGCAGAAAGCGATAGAAAAAGGACTTTTAAAAGAGGACCAAATAGATTTATCAGACCAGGAAATAATAGATTTTCTGTTTATGCCGAGCTTTTCAACCAAAGACAAGGTTACAAACCTGTCTGGACGTGGTGTTGGGCTTGATGTTGTAAAGACCAAGATTGAACAGCTTGGTGGGATGGTTGAGGTAAAGACCCAGAAAGGCAAAGGAACCAAGTTTGTGATAAGACTTCCGCTAACTCTTGCTATTATTCAGGCACTGCTTGTCACTGTACATGATGAGATATATGCAATCCCTGTTGCATCAATCAGAGAGATTGTGGATGTTGCAAAAGAGGATATAAAGGTTGTGCAAAAAGGAAAAGAGATAATCATGCTAAGAAACCAGGTAATTCCAATAAAGCACTTACATTCTATTGTGGGTTTAGAGCCAGTCCTTGACAAGAAGAAATTTACAGTTGTAATAGTAAGGCGTGGCGAAAAGCTGACAGGAATCATTGTTGACAGGCTTTTAGGGCAGCAGGATATTGTTATAAAATCGCTTGGAAAGTATTTAGAGGGAATTAGACTCATATCAGGCGCAACAATACTTGGTGATGGGTCTGTTGCAATGATACTTGACCCTAATATGCTCACTGTGTAACAAAAAAGTTATAGAGGTGGAAAGAGAAGATGGAACAGTACTTAGTTTTCAGGCTTGCGGATGAGCATTATGGTTTGAATGTGAATAATATAGAGAACATAGAAAAACTTATGCCAATAACCAGAGTACCTCACACAAAAGAGTATGTAAAAGGAGTTATAAATCTTCGAGGCGAGATTGTACCAGTTATTGACCTTCGTGAAAAGATTGGGGTTGAAAAAAAGGAGTTTGGTGAAGAGACAAGGATTTTGATTGTCAACTGGAAAGGCGAGTTCAAGGTAGGACTGATAATTGACGAGGTTCTGGATGTGGTATATCTTTCTAAAGAAGATTTTGACCAAGCAACAAGGGATAGGAACGAGTTTAAGTTTTCGATTGCAAAGTATAATGGCATGCTCATAAATGTAATAAACCTTGAAGATGTGCTTTTTGAAAAAGCCGAGGAGGGTTAAATTTTATGAATTTTTCAAACAGTGAAATAAATGAAATGTATTTAGATGTCTTGAAAGAGCTTGGGAACATAGGAACAGGCAATGCAGTGTCAGCTCTTGCTATGATGATTGGCAGGAAAATAAACATGAAAGTCCCTGTTGTAAAGATGGTTAAACTCCAAGAAGTTCCAGAGATACTTGGCGGGGCAGAGATTCCTGTAGTTGGAATTTTATTGAACGTGGAAGGCGACATCGAAGGATTTATCATGTTTGTCATGTCTCAAGCTTCTGCCCACCTTCTTGTAAACATGTTAATGGGCACAGCTTTAAATGGATACAGCGAATTTACAGACATAGAAAAGTCTGCCTTGATGGAGATTGGGAACATCTTGGCAGGAGCGTATTTAACAGCACTTTCAAGTCTGACAGGTTTTAAGATGATTCAATCTGTTCCGCAGCTTGCTGAAGACATGGCAGGCGCGATTTTAAGTTTTCCTGCCATTCAGTTTGGCGAGACAGGTGACACTGCACTTTATATCGAAACCGAGATTTTTGAAGAAAGCAGCAGGATTGTTGCTGATTTTTTCCTTATACCAACAATAGAGTCATATCAAAAAATGTTAAAAGCACTGGGAGTAGCATAAAAGATGATGGAGATTATAAAGGTAGGCATGGCAGATTTGAATGTCACAAGCTATCCGAACGCTCTTACCACCCTTGGACTTGGTTCTTGCGTTGGGGTGTGTATATACGATACAAAGACAAAGATAATAGGGATGATACATATTATGCTTCCTTACAGCTGGGGTGTAAAAAATAATACTAACCCTGCAAAGTTTGCAGATACAGGTATTCCATTGCTCATAGAGAAGATGGAGCAGCTTGGTGCTGCAAAGAAGAACATGGTTGCCAAGCTTGCAGGCGGCGCTCAGATGTTTGAGGTTACAAGAAGCGAGTTTATGAACATTGGAAAAAGAAATGTTGATGCTGCGAAAAAGGTTTTACAGGATTTTGATATATCCATTGTAGCAGAAGACACTGGAGGAAATTATGGTAGAACAATTATATTTTATTCGGAAGATGGCAGGCTTGAGATAAAGACAATTGGCAAGGGAACAAAAACAATTTAAAGGAGAAGACTTAAGAATTGAAAGGGGAGCAACTATTACCTGAGATTTTAGCAATTGTGGGAGGAAGTATTGTCCTTATTGCATGTCTTGTTACAAGGAAATCTGGAGAGTACACCTTTTTTGCAACTGCTGTGGTGTCGATTATAGGTTATGTGTTTGGAAGTTTAGTTAAGAATATACTGAATGACAGCAATGACCATAATCCTTAAATAGCTGAGAGGTACGAATAGGTATGGATGATGCGTTTTTGTGGGAAAAGTTTATAAAGACCAAAGACCCGAAGATAAAAGAACAGCTCATAATAAAATACATGCCGCTTGTAAAGCTTGTGGCTGGCAGGATGGCTATTTATTTTGGCGGGAACGTTGAGTATGATGACTTGGTAAGTTATGGTTCAATTGGTCTTCTTGATGCAATTGAAAAATTTGACAGTCAAAAAGGAGTCAAGTTTGAGACATATGCATATACGAGGATAAAAGGTGCGATAATTGACTGTGTGAGAAGCCAGGATTTTTTGCCACGAAGCATACGACAGAAAGCAAAAGAGATAGAAAAAGCTTACGTGGAGATAGAAAGAGAAGGCAAAACCCCGACAGACCAGGAAGTGGCAAAAAGGGTTGGGATTTCAGTAGATGAACTTCAAAAACTGAAGGAGAGAATATCGAGCGGCATGATTATTTCGCTGGATAGTTTTTTAGAGCAGAACTACGAAAGCAAGATTGGCGGGCTTGAAGATTTTGTGTCCCAGCCAGAACATTTTATAGAGAATGAAGAACTTAAAGAAGTGTTGAGACAGCAGATAGATAATCTTATGGAAAATGAAAGGATGGTGATAGTGCTTTATTACTATGAAGAGCTGAGCATAAAAGAGATAGCAAAAGTTCTGGGCGTGTCTGAGTCGCGAGTAAGTCAGCTTCATACACGAGCGCTTTTAAAGCTTAAGGCTGCTTTGCAAAAGTATTTAGAAAAATAGGATTTTATTCTTTTGCGGGGAAAGGGGAAAGATTGAGATGTCAAGTGAACAAAAGGTTGATATAAAGGTGATGGTGACATCAGATAGATTAAAAGCAAGCTTAGTGCTTGTACAAAATCAAAATGGTGTGGATTTGACATTTGAAAATGTAATGAACAAACTGAGAGAAAATAAAATTGCATTTGGGATAGATGAAGAAGCTATAAAAAAGCTTATTGAAAATCCTACTTTTGGAACACCTGTTGTAGTTGCACAGGGAAAGCCTCCTGGCAAACCTGTTGATGGAAAGCTCATATATCATTTTGATATCAAGCGTGAGATAAGACCCAAAGAACTTCCTGATGGAAGAGTTGATTACAAGGACTTAGGAATTGTCCAGAATGTTCGAAAAGATGATGTTCTTGTTACTATGATAGACCCTGTTGACGGGGAAGATGGTAGGGATGTTTTTGGAGGGGTGATAAGAGGTCAAAAAGGAAGAAAGGTAAATCTTCCGAGAGGCAAAAATACATACATAGATGCTGACGGGCATACATTAAAAGCTGCGTGCGATGGTCAGGTGTGCATCATTGAAGGCAAGGTCACAGTTCTAAACACATTGGAAATTGACTCTGACATAGACAATTCAACAGGCAATATAAACTTTGTGGGCAATGTCCATATAAAGGGAAGTGTGCTTTCTGGGTTTAAAGTTGTTGCTGAAGGAAATGTAGAGGTTGATGGAATAGTTGAGGCTGCTGAGATTGAGGCAAAAGGCAACGTTGTGCTGCACAAAGGAATTACAGGTATGGGCAAGGGCAAGGTTGTTGCAGGCAAGAGCGTTTTTGCAAAGTTCATTGAAAACGCTACTGTTGTTGCTGGTGAGGATGTTCAAGCAGAGGCAATTGTTCACAGCGATGTAAAGTGCGGAAATAAGCTTATTCTTGTTGGAAGAAGAGCTTCCATTGTCGGTGGGTCTTGTAAGGTTGGCAAAGAGGTTGAAGCAAAAGTGATAGGTTCATATCTTTCCACAACTACTGAGATAGAGGTTGGGGTTGACCCTCTCATGGTGGAAAGATACAGAGAAATAAGAAAAGAGATGGCAGAGCTGAAAGAGAATATAAAAAAATGTGACCAAGGGATTGAAGTTTTAAAAAGGGTTGAGGCAGCAGGTCTTTTGACAGACGAGAAAAGAGAGATGCTTCAAAAGTTTACAAGGTCAAAGATTATGGCATCAGAAAGATTAAAGGTTTTGCAGAGCGAATTTGAAGAGATTGAAAAAAGACTTGAGGAGAGAAATGAGGGAGTTGTCAAGGTTCAGGATACCATTTACCCTGGGGTTAAGATAACCATAGGAAATGTGTGCAAGCTCATAAAAGAGCCGGTAAAATACTGCAGGATTTACCGGGAGGATGCTGACATCAAGATAGCACCGTATGCTTGAAGCTAAGGATTTTTATTGCTTTTGTAGATAAGAGGGAGATGGTGGAAGATGAATATAAGACCAATTGATGTAAAGATTTTGTATCCCAAATCGACAGAGGTGTCGCAGGTTGTGCTTGGTGAGCAGCAAAAAGAGAATATGCTAAGGCATATAAATAGCCAGAAAAACCAGGCAAAAGTAGATGAGGATTTGAGAAGAGTAAGGGAAAAGGACAATGCATCTGAGATTAGACTTTCTCAAAAACAAGAAAGAGAAAAACAGGAACCAAAAAAATCTAAAAAGCAACAGAAAGGGTTTGATATTAGAATATAAAGTTCTGTAGAGGAGAAGATAAGAAGAAAATGGATGCCTATGTAATTTTGTTTATATTTTTTGGACTAATTTTAATATTGTGGGTATTCAGGTCGATAAAAAGGGATATAGAAAGAGGCGAGAAGATTTTACATGAGGCAGAAAAGGCTCAAAAAACTCTTTCACAGCTTTTGAATGGAGCCATTGAGACAATTGAGGAATTGGATAGCTTTGGAGAATATATTATTGAAAGAATCGAAAACAAGGTAAAATGGGCAAAAAGTGAGATTTTAGATATTGAAGCATCGCCAGTTAAGGGAAATACTGAACATCTAAAGACTGAGGAAAAAGTTGAAAAGACAGCTGAGACAAAATCTTATGCAGGAAAAGAAGATTATATTGAACCTGGCAAGGATATGCAGAAAGATGAGAACAAAAAACGTTCTAAAGAAGAACTTTATAAGAAAGCGGTTGAGCTTTACAAACAGGGATATACAGTAGAACAGATTGCATCGAGCTTAAATATTGGCAAGGGTGAGGCAAAGCTTGCTATAAGGATAGTTGGGAGGGAGAGCATCTGAAGTGGTACAAGTTTTTTCTGCTGGGGATAGGAGTTGGATGGGTACTTGGTGTGTGCGCGATGTATTTTGTCACCATTTCAAGTGCTAAAGACGTTTTACCAAATTTCAATAATACGGTGGACATTTATATTGACAGTATTGATAACCTTGCAGATGTTCTTTACCAAAATGGAGTTGTCCAGGACAGAGAGTCGTTTAAAAGGTTTCTCAAGAACAAAAATTTGGCTTCTGACTTTTGGGTAGGCAAAAAGGTAACATTTTCAAGAGCAATGTCATATGAGGAGATTTTTGAGGCAGTATATAAGAGCCATAAGTAAAACAAGCGGGGTTGGAAGATGATAGAAGCAATTAATAAAATTCTGCCCGTAATTGTAAAGACGCTTGAGAGAGTTCATGATAATAGCTGGAAGATGGATTACAATGTCCATGACAGCTACGAACTTATATTTGTAAAAAAAGGAAACATTGATTTTTGGGTAGAAAGGGAAAAAATAGAACTAAAAGCTGGTGACCTTTTGATAATAAAACCTTTTACAAAGCACAAGTTTGAGGTTGCAAGCTCAAGCAAGGCTGAGTTTGTTGTAATGGGATTTTATTTAAAACCAGAGAGTAAAGCAAAGGTAGATGAACTAAAGGAGATTTATGGGTTTTTGAAAGTTTTAGAAGGAATAACAAATAGATTTTATTTTTTCCATGTTAGAAAAAGAAGCAGTATTTTCTTTTGTTTAGAATCTATTCTTCATGAGGCAAAAGAAAACAAAAATAGTATTCTTCTTTATATAAAGTGTTTAGAGCTCTTCATATATATTACCCGAGAAATTGACAGTCTTGAGATGATAAAAAATTACGACTATTCATTGATTGCAAAACATATTAAAGAGTACATTGACAATAACTACATGGAAGATATAAAAATGGGTGATGTTGCAAAGAGGTTTTTCATGTCTGAAAGTAGTCTCTCGAGAATATTCAAGAATCATTTTGGGGTTTTGCCAAAAGAGTACCTGCTTTCAAAGAGGATAGAAAAGGCAAAAGAATATCTTTCCATCTCAAATCTAAAGATTAGCAATATTGCTATGATGTGTGGGTTTTCATCACTTCAGCGGTTTAACGACATTTTCAAAAAGTACACAGGTCTGAGTCCCACCCAGTATCGTAAGCTGATTTTGCAGGATTTTGAGTAAGCTATGTGACGTAAAAAAATGAGCAATAAAGAGAAAATGAGAGTTTGAAGAAGATATTTTATTCTTTTCCCATCAAATTCAGTGAAAATTGAATATAGTACGCTTTTTTTGGGCAAAATCAAACTTGATTAGAAAAGGAAGAATATACTATAGTATTTATTGTGATTAGCACTCATCGAAAGTGAGTGCTAACAAACTTGAAAAAGGAGGGGAAAGCTCAATGAAAATCAGACCAATTGGTGATAGAATACTCATCAAGTTCAAGGAAAGAGAAGAGGTAACAAAGAGCGGTATAGTTCTTCCAGACACTGTGAAGGAAAAACCACAGATTGCTGAGGTAATTGAGGTTGGTCCTGGTGGAATTGTTGATGGTGAGAAGGTTGAAATGGTTGTAAAGAAAGGTGATAAGGTAATTGTAAGCAAATATGCTGGTACAGAAATCAAGATTGATGGTGAAGAATACACAATAATCAGACAAGATGACGTCTTGGCAATCATTGAAGACTAATTTTGAATTGAAAAGGAGGTAGATGTAAAGATGGCAGCAAAGATGATATTGTTTGATGAAGAGGCAAGAAGGGCGCTTGAGCGTGGTGTTAACAAACTTGCAGATACAGTTAAAGTTACACTTGGACCAAAAGGAAGAAACGTTGTTCTTGAAAAGAAATTTGGTTCACCACAGATTGTAAATGACGGTGTTACAATCGCAAAGGAGATTGAGTTGGAAGACCCATTTGAGAACATGGGTGCACAGATTGTAAGAGAGGTTGCATCCAAGACAAATGACATTGCAGGTGACGGTACAACAACTGCAACAGTTCTGGCACAGGCAATGATAAGAGAAGGTCTTAAAAACATTGCAGCTGGTGCAAACCCAATGATTCTCAGAAAGGGTATCCAAAAAGCAGTTGATGTTGTTGTAGAAGAGATTAGAAAGATGAGTAAGAAGGTAAGAGGAAAAGAAGACATCACATATGTTGCTTCAATCTCAGCAGGTGACGAAGAGATTGGTAAACTTGTTGCAGATGCAATGGAAAAGGTAACAAACGATGGTGTCATCACTGTTGAAGAGTCGAAGACAACAGAGACAACTCTTGAGATAGTTGAAGGTATGCAGTTTGACAGAGGTTACATCTCTGCATACATGGTAACAGACACAGAGAGAATGGAAGCAGTGCTTGACGACCCATACATCTTGATTACAGATAAGAAAATCTCAACAATCCAGGACATCTTGCCGCTTCTTGAACAGATAGTTCAGCAGGGAAGAAAACTTTTGATAATTGCTGAAGATGTTGA harbors:
- a CDS encoding co-chaperone GroES, whose amino-acid sequence is MKIRPIGDRILIKFKEREEVTKSGIVLPDTVKEKPQIAEVIEVGPGGIVDGEKVEMVVKKGDKVIVSKYAGTEIKIDGEEYTIIRQDDVLAIIED
- a CDS encoding AraC family transcriptional regulator is translated as MIEAINKILPVIVKTLERVHDNSWKMDYNVHDSYELIFVKKGNIDFWVEREKIELKAGDLLIIKPFTKHKFEVASSSKAEFVVMGFYLKPESKAKVDELKEIYGFLKVLEGITNRFYFFHVRKRSSIFFCLESILHEAKENKNSILLYIKCLELFIYITREIDSLEMIKNYDYSLIAKHIKEYIDNNYMEDIKMGDVAKRFFMSESSLSRIFKNHFGVLPKEYLLSKRIEKAKEYLSISNLKISNIAMMCGFSSLQRFNDIFKKYTGLSPTQYRKLILQDFE
- a CDS encoding flagellar brake protein, with translation MRKIFRVGDKIEIVRIDRRTWEEKDVQYISKIADIKDEYFYIFTPIKEGVYVTFYIDEILRVYKVSSDGVWVFDGVVEERFKEPEYMIKVKQISDVRKIQRRMFFRLPINLDIFVKLLNSGLMSRENTPEEAADDFSEGKIVKALTKDISGGGVCFITQEEFEIGDLILTKIPIEQEELILKAQILRKERVQHPTYRFMYGCKFVEARQNEIDKIVRFIFAQQQKMRQKGLL
- a CDS encoding DUF342 domain-containing protein, translated to MSSEQKVDIKVMVTSDRLKASLVLVQNQNGVDLTFENVMNKLRENKIAFGIDEEAIKKLIENPTFGTPVVVAQGKPPGKPVDGKLIYHFDIKREIRPKELPDGRVDYKDLGIVQNVRKDDVLVTMIDPVDGEDGRDVFGGVIRGQKGRKVNLPRGKNTYIDADGHTLKAACDGQVCIIEGKVTVLNTLEIDSDIDNSTGNINFVGNVHIKGSVLSGFKVVAEGNVEVDGIVEAAEIEAKGNVVLHKGITGMGKGKVVAGKSVFAKFIENATVVAGEDVQAEAIVHSDVKCGNKLILVGRRASIVGGSCKVGKEVEAKVIGSYLSTTTEIEVGVDPLMVERYREIRKEMAELKENIKKCDQGIEVLKRVEAAGLLTDEKREMLQKFTRSKIMASERLKVLQSEFEEIEKRLEERNEGVVKVQDTIYPGVKITIGNVCKLIKEPVKYCRIYREDADIKIAPYA
- a CDS encoding chemotaxis protein CheA; translation: MDMSQYLGMFIEEARDHIQSLNDNMLKLEENPEDLQLVNEIFRSAHTLKGMAGTMGFVNMQKLTHAMENVLAAARDGKLKVNPNIMDVLFKTVDALEAYLDVIVATGTEGQEANSHLVNALNAILGKPAEDMALPSTSKAGKKYEYDEFVVRAIERAWSQGFNVYKFDVELDQNCLLKSARAYLVFRAVEEFGEIIHSKPSVQDIEDEKFDFEFSITVISKQPIEKIRERILSISEIREVKALEIKSGEVGRAEEKEEIEEVQQESQVQETVKVVRQQKQEAPQKTSKTVRVDIERLDVLMNLVSELIIIKSRIEGLAKKYNDRQYEESIEYLERITTSLHDAVMKVRMVPVERVFSRFPRMMRDLARELGKEFELVMSGEDTEVDRTIVDELGDPLIHLLRNAADHGIEDPEERVKNGKSRSGLIKLSAYHDGNNVVIEVEDDGKGIDLEKVKQKAIEKGLLKEDQIDLSDQEIIDFLFMPSFSTKDKVTNLSGRGVGLDVVKTKIEQLGGMVEVKTQKGKGTKFVIRLPLTLAIIQALLVTVHDEIYAIPVASIREIVDVAKEDIKVVQKGKEIIMLRNQVIPIKHLHSIVGLEPVLDKKKFTVVIVRRGEKLTGIIVDRLLGQQDIVIKSLGKYLEGIRLISGATILGDGSVAMILDPNMLTV
- a CDS encoding chemotaxis protein CheD, which codes for MMEIIKVGMADLNVTSYPNALTTLGLGSCVGVCIYDTKTKIIGMIHIMLPYSWGVKNNTNPAKFADTGIPLLIEKMEQLGAAKKNMVAKLAGGAQMFEVTRSEFMNIGKRNVDAAKKVLQDFDISIVAEDTGGNYGRTIIFYSEDGRLEIKTIGKGTKTI
- a CDS encoding chemotaxis protein CheC; translation: MNFSNSEINEMYLDVLKELGNIGTGNAVSALAMMIGRKINMKVPVVKMVKLQEVPEILGGAEIPVVGILLNVEGDIEGFIMFVMSQASAHLLVNMLMGTALNGYSEFTDIEKSALMEIGNILAGAYLTALSSLTGFKMIQSVPQLAEDMAGAILSFPAIQFGETGDTALYIETEIFEESSRIVADFFLIPTIESYQKMLKALGVA
- a CDS encoding DUF6115 domain-containing protein, which gives rise to MDAYVILFIFFGLILILWVFRSIKRDIERGEKILHEAEKAQKTLSQLLNGAIETIEELDSFGEYIIERIENKVKWAKSEILDIEASPVKGNTEHLKTEEKVEKTAETKSYAGKEDYIEPGKDMQKDENKKRSKEELYKKAVELYKQGYTVEQIASSLNIGKGEAKLAIRIVGRESI
- a CDS encoding FliA/WhiG family RNA polymerase sigma factor, producing MDDAFLWEKFIKTKDPKIKEQLIIKYMPLVKLVAGRMAIYFGGNVEYDDLVSYGSIGLLDAIEKFDSQKGVKFETYAYTRIKGAIIDCVRSQDFLPRSIRQKAKEIEKAYVEIEREGKTPTDQEVAKRVGISVDELQKLKERISSGMIISLDSFLEQNYESKIGGLEDFVSQPEHFIENEELKEVLRQQIDNLMENERMVIVLYYYEELSIKEIAKVLGVSESRVSQLHTRALLKLKAALQKYLEK
- a CDS encoding chemotaxis protein CheW is translated as MEQYLVFRLADEHYGLNVNNIENIEKLMPITRVPHTKEYVKGVINLRGEIVPVIDLREKIGVEKKEFGEETRILIVNWKGEFKVGLIIDEVLDVVYLSKEDFDQATRDRNEFKFSIAKYNGMLINVINLEDVLFEKAEEG